Proteins from one Parasteatoda tepidariorum isolate YZ-2023 chromosome 4, CAS_Ptep_4.0, whole genome shotgun sequence genomic window:
- the LOC122270059 gene encoding uncharacterized protein codes for MKQFSRATWGLSPNILKQIYHRAIEKKITVWYKNNVKINKKLNSIQCIPLLNITKCYSTTSTEALQILAGFPPIDLRIRQTCTIKKHRWTRDKQIIFDSDFQIRELDALPIDTPVHHNPLDLKMIERGYSSPRGVGYEIYSDGSRRQITNSDTGLTEDRVGCGFLVKLNNNTIYQHCARLNNDASVYPAKLAAIKLAITWANAENINAFNLFSDSKSSLQSLENPNQNDPLVEEIKNMVKYKTCCLNWVKAPSGDIGNEEADALAKQGTLLGGVDHYYPLSKPQINYRLRQVSNAIWQDRWSTTTNGRHTYIFYPMVKENRLSSDFFLNQFLTGHGVFGEHQARLFQATASCKYCGKYQSLKHLIAECDKFRTLRGNLFRNMNDLTLWFRSKAQKYAITEIIKRTLVDIMTPDDLMDPLHMNQI; via the coding sequence ATGAAACAGTTCAGTAGAGCCACCTGGGGCTTGTCCCCAAACattcttaaacaaatttatcaccgagctattgaaaaaaaaatcactgtatggtataaaaataacgtgaaaattaataagaagTTGAACTCCATACAGTGCATCCCCCTTCTAAATATCACCAAATGCTACTCCACCACCAGCACAGAGGCTCTCCAAATTCTTGCTGGTTTTCCCCCCATAGACCTAAGAATTAGACAGACTTGTACTATAAAGAAACATCGATGGACGCGagataagcaaataattttcgATAGCGACTTCCAAATCAGAGAACTAGATGCCTTACCGATAGATACCCCAGTACACCATAATCCCTTGGATCTCAAGATGATAGAAAGGGGCTACAGCTCACCGAGGGGTGTGGGTTATGAAATCTATTCAGACGGCAGTAGAAGACAAATAACAAATTCGGATACAGGGTTGACCGAGGATAGAGTGGGCTGTGGTTTCTTGGTGAAGCTTAATAACAACACCATTTATCAACACTGTGCTAGACTTAATAACGATGCAAGTGTTTACCCCGCCAAACTCGCTGCCATCAAACTTGCAATCACATGGGCAAACgctgaaaatattaatgcatttaatttattctctgATTCTAAATCCTCGCTGCAGTCGCTAGAAAACCCAAATCAGAATGACCCACTTGTGGAAGAAATTAAGAACATGGTCAAATATAAAACATGCTGTCTCAACTGGGTAAAGGCACCTTCTGGGGACATTGGCAACGAGGAAGCTGATGCACTTGCCAAACAAGGCACTCTTCTTGGCGGGGTTGATCACTATTATCCTCTTTCAAAACCACAAATCAATTACAGACTGAGGCAGGTAAGCAACGCAATTTGGCAGGACAGGTGGTCAACCACAACAAATGGGAGACATACCTATATCTTCTACCCAATGGTCAAGGAGAATAGACTCTCCAGCGATTTCTTTCTTAATCAATTTCTCACGGGCCACGGAGTTTTCGGCGAGCATCAAGCTAGGCTATTCCAAGCTACAGCCAGCTGTAAATACTGTGGAAAATATCAATCTCTTAAACACCTAATCGCCGAATGTGACAAATTCCGGACACTCCGAGGAAATCTCTTTCGTAATATGAACGACTTGACTCTTTGGTTCCGATCTAAAGCACAAAAATATGCTATCACTGAGATTATTAAACGTACCCTGGTAGATATAATGACACCAGACGATCTCATGGACCCTCTTCATATGAATCAAATTTAG